Within Scleropages formosus chromosome 24, fSclFor1.1, whole genome shotgun sequence, the genomic segment caaaataaatgtgaaaaaacagagcagaaatTCAGGTTTGCGagctaagaaaaaaaaggtgagcACAAAGCATTTCAGACCATTAATCATGAAATGACTTAATTCTCCATTTGCCAGTTTTGTTACAATATACTTTTATTCTGAACAACATATTGTTGCAAGAAAACATTTGGAAGCCCTTTGGAATTACattgatttctgcattaattactcTTAAAATGTGGCCTGATCTTCAACTAAGTCACAATAATAGACAAATACAATCAGCTGAGACAGTAAGATGCAAACAGTTGTGAGGGTTCACAATTTTTTCTTGCAAAACTACATAACTTGTAATTTGACTAGAACATCGTGTTCTGTTTATAAGCTGCGAGCTGACATGACAGATGCTTATTTGCTTTGGTCAAACTGCTTGTTTGGTTTTGTCATTTCACTTGTTACTTTTTGCAATATGCCATGTTGCATTAAAGATTTCCAAAAGCACTTTATAGCAGCTGTAAATATATCATTGATTTGTACCGATATAATACTGATGTGCTGCTCCAAGCAGGTAGTCACACAAACCATCTTTACAGAGCTTTACGCATCATGGGTTTGGCCTCAGTGGAATAACTTCTGAAAAGAGATCACTAACACCGGTATCTACAGAACCGTTCACATTAGTGAGGTGTACAATGATTAACAAGCAGTTTGGTAGAAACACCCTGAGCAGAAACAACAGTTGTCAGGAATTTCCTTGTTGAATCATATCCCCACCCAGTGCTAGCTAACCTTAACTGTACAAGAATATGCGCAAACTGCATGGTTCTACACTCCCAACAAAGAACACTATTcaccagaaacaaaaataattcatttcaaaatgtttccctGTCAAGATGTAATGACAAACAATGGAAATATacttaaacatacagtatattactggCTTGAATTACAGGATATCTGCAATACAATAAACTGTACAATTTCTTTGattgcattttataaaaatgactatgaaattattattttttacttttagaaaTTGTAACAAATAGTTGTTTACTTTGAATTTCTGAGTGGCAAACTAATTATCAACATCACtgaaaatgcaatataaataatttgtaaaattctctgatgttttcattaaaacCATGTTTAATGTCAGATTCCTTTAACGTGGGAAGGGCAACAATGCGTGGAATGAACAGCAGTGAGTAgccagacaggcagacagaaaaATGATCTACATTCCACCCACTTGAgcaaatactgtacaagtaaACCCTTGCCGAGTGACAGGCAATTCTGTTTACTGTCTGACAAGATGTTAGCAAGGTGTATGTAATTAAGTGGTATCTTAAAGTACACAGATTAGTGGAAACATTTAAGATTATCCAACAGGATAGCACGTTCTTTTCTACTTTTAACCGGAAACAATACCAATGTTAATAAAAAGGCTTTAAATCACAATTTAAACATACACGCTTCATATAGTcacaatttgcatttacatttattcatttagcagacgctattCTCCAACGCGATGTACAtgtcatacaaaatacaatgtgtgcataaccatagcaggaagagagactgagatgcaaacgtgtgattcttaattgCTTTTCAGCAAGACTGTTGTGCATTCTAAGTTGGAATCGTGAGtattcaaagtaaataaaacatgaaatatgcaaacaaagctgaaacacaaatgaaaatactgCAAATGAATTTTATAAAAGACAAgtcaaaaaaagaacaaagactgGCATAACAGCCTGACCATCTAAGTGCTTTAAACAGGTTAAATAAGTATAGCCCTCTTTTGAGAATAATTTAATGTTAGATACCAGGAGCTGTGGAAATGCTGCACATTTAGAGTGGAAATAAAGATGTAAACTTCAAGACTGAAACTACCAAGCAAAAACACCACCACAAAGGAACCTGAAAACCTTTTGAAAAAACACTACAATAATGAGCACATTTAATGTGGTGATTCTGTGATAATTACAGTATGCTTTGTTGATGTCATTGTTCTCCGGCTCATCCACACATTCCATGCTTTGTATATTAAAACACTCAAAAACACTATCCAAGTAAAATATTAACGTAAATCTTTCattcacatatatattttacattacaaactCTCGTCTAATTACAGCATAATGCTTAGAGGCTACACAAGTAGGAACTGAAATGCATGAGCTCCATGAAACAACAGAAGCTTGTATTAAACTCGCTCTACAGTTCTGTTTCTCTCTCACCTTTGTCAGTGCCCAGGTAGTACTCGTCATCTGTAGTAGTATCTGAGTCAGACTCTTCAAAGGCTGAAAGGCTAGATTTGTAGCCTTTAGAAGGCAAGCGACCCCGAGGGGACAGGCTGTCCTGTGACATCAAGCTGCCTACAGGTGAGAAGCTGGGTGGCCTGGAAACTGGTCGAGGTGAGTAAAACGGAGAAGGTGGGGGTGACAGTTCCTCATCTTGAAGGGAGCAAAAACTCTTGAGGCTCTGACGAGACCAAAAGTGGTCTGTGGTTACCAAGTCCCAGCTGCAATTCCTGGAAGCCGTTTGGTCTAGGCTGCAGGACAGCACTCTGGATCGTTGTCCCAATGTATCTCCAAGGATGCACACATCTGCAAGGTTGTCAACACTAGTCATTCTGGGAATAATGGCCATGCGAGCAGATCCTGAAGGGCGGCTTGCATGAACACTACTCACAGAAAAAGAGCGCCCACCCTTGAGACTAAAGtcagaggaagatgaagagtaTAATTGGCCCTCATGGTGAGTGCTATTACAACTCCTGGACTGGGACAGCTTCCTGATATAGTCATCCTCAGAAAGCTGCCTGCTTACAGAGATCTGACCAATATCTGCTATGTTCTTCTTGGACTGCCTTTCTAGACTCCCTTTACAGTAGAAGACATTTTCACTATCTTCATCTTCTAAATCAAGGTCAAAATGAAACTGACTTGTACTGATGGAGGACTTCCTTGGTCCTGTACTAATGCTGTAATGGTCAGAAGAGAAACTCTGTTGTTTTACAGGTATCCATTCGCTCCTTAGCTCAGAGTGGTTTCCATTTGCATCAGTCCGATTGTGCAAACCACTGTCCAAGTTATGAGCCTCAAAAGGCATACTTTCTGGCTGAGGGTTTTTTGCAGTTGGGCATAACATTTGAGCATGGCTATATTGAAGGTcattaaaattactttcagTCTTGTTTTCATAGTCTGAAGGATTAACATATGGTGTGTCATCGCTCATAGCAACACCACTTCTTCTGCTATGGGAGAATGGTGCCTCTCTTTTGCTCTTCTTCCTTGATCTCAAAACATCTTCTTCACTCCATTTGGAACTGAAAGTCATTCTGATGCGGTTTAGAAACACATCAACCTTACTTCCGCTTTTGTTTCCTGCAGAGCCTGCTGTTGTAGTTTTGGAATAGAGAGTAGGTGGTTTTGTAGTCACAACAGAAGAGAATAAACTACTCTGGTCCTTAGTACTCTTAATTGTTGAGAGGCTCCTTTTTAAATTGTGGTCCTGTAAACACACCACCGGACTTTCTACCACTGGGCAGTAGTCTTTTGCTGATaccttttctgttatttcttgACTTTTGACATGGGATGTAGCAGATGGAGACCTGAGTACATCTAAGCTAATCACTGTACTGCTTTCCGTGGCTTGAAGAACTGGGTTGCTGTCACATAACTGGATAAAGTTGTTTATGGTGTCAGCACTTAGTACAGTTGTTGTGCTTTCACAGTTACGGCTTGAGAGGCCTTTAGTCCCTTTGGTCTCAGGAGAATTTAAATCGCTCGTCTGCTGCTGGGAAGGCCACCTGGACAAATCAGCAATCAAGGAATTACTTTTAGCAGTTTTCCATGGTACATATTTCTTGCCCTCTGTGGCCATCTGCCTTTGGGGCACAGTAAATGGGTTCTCTTGTGCACTGAGCTTCTCCATCCCTTCTGGGAATGACTTATTCCTTGAGTTGGTCAGGAATGAATTTGGTTGGAATCTGGTGCTGCTGTGCCCTGTACTGTCCATAGGAACAGGTTTTGACTCATTGTCAAGCGACTTTTGACTGTGCTGTTGTTCAAGAAATTGAGTTGGAGTCAGTGGTTTGCTGCTGTAGGGTGTTCTCGTGGAATCAGAAGGTGTTGATGACAACATGTGGAATATCTTTGTGTCTTGCTCCTCATTAAAGTCAGCTGGGAACCAGACCTGTTTTTTTCCATGGAAGTAGTGCTGCCTCCAGGACCTCAGTCGTCCTTCTGGAGAAGGCAGTGATGAAGATACATGAATTTTTTCATCCTGCAAGTCAGGACTGATTGACATCTGGATTGGAGGGATTGCCTTTGATGGACTAGAACATCTCAAGGATGAGTAGGTCATGGGAGCATCAACACTGTGAACAGGTCTCGTTTGGACCACAGGACAATTCAGCAGACTCATACTGTCAGTAGATGAAACATCTCCAGTATTGGGGGTTGTAATCTGAATGTTCTTGGCTGATGTCATTGGTGCAGTGGAACTAGGTGATCTCTCCGACCTTTGAAAGTTTGTATCTGGACTTTCCAGACTGTGAGATGCTTTCCCTGAAGATTTAAGAAGTGGATTTTCATTCTGAATTCTTGCATTGTCCATTCTCTGGGGTGACTTTGTAGACAACACTGGACTACTCATTACCATTGAACTATCAATTATTGAACTGTAAACAGTGCGGGGAGACTGTCTTTGTGATGTGAAACTAGGCAGTGAAGTTGGACTAGAAGATTTTTGAAATTTGTTATTTTGTGCAGTTGAGGAGCAATTAACCAAAGACTCATTGCATGCATGGGTTGGGTCAGTCCCTTCAAAAGAGTAACTCTCCCTTCTGAGTGGAGAAACAGAAGTGCTAAGTGCCCTTTCCTTCCGACCCCATGTTTGCACAGGTGCAAATGGCTGATAGATTGGGGTGATCCTGCTAAAATTGCTTAGGCTGGTTGGTGTGTTAAGGGAATTCTGAGAGCCGAAACTATTATTAGTAGGGGAGCTTGTTAAAATGTAGCTTGAATAGGTATCGGGCACTTGTAGTGCATGGTTAGTAGATCTACTAAAACCACCGTAGTTATGTCTTGTGCTGACAGAACTAATGTCATTGTTTGAGTTGTTTGTGATGGCATGGTTGACATTGTGATTCAAACCAGAGAGAACAGGACAGAAACCAGTGTGCCCTAGAAGACTACTTTCCTTGCTGGTGAGGGCTGTGTCATCCAGCTGGGCGTTTTCCTTCAAGAATGAAGGGTTTAGGCTGGTTGCAAGTGGGAGAGACTGGTTATTTAGACAGTACAACAGAGGAGATTCTTCTACATGGCCACACTGCAGCCGACAATCTCTAATGCAGCTGGAGCTTTTGGGGCCTTTTGGTTCTGTGGGCGTTAGTGCAGTGCTGCTGGATTGGGTCTCAGAGAAAAGGGTTGAGGCACAGggtgagtgtgtttcattgttcCCATGAAGAACACTCACCCTCCGCAGGGACAGAAGACGACTACTTGGGGAAGAGCTTTTACTAACTTGGGCCTGCGGAGGGTTCTGGGGCTTCACCAATGATGTTCTCCTGTAGTAACAGAAATCCAGTGAACCAGAATGGGCTGTGCTTGAATGTACTGGTGAGGTGATGGTATCAGCTGTGACCTTCTTTCTGTTGTCCAGCTTAACTCTGCTGGTGTCTGAAGAGATTGATGTGGACAGCAAGCTGGTAGCTGCAGTGTGGGGTGTCCAACTGGAAAGACTGCTCTCATGCAGCCAACCCGCTTTACTCTGTCCACTACTAGTGGGTTTCTCCTGAGGGCCAGATTCATAAAGCAAACCCCTGTCTTGCACTTGCTCAGTTGGGTTTGCCATAAACTTCTGTGACCGCATGTCTCTGTTGACTGTGATCTGGTGttgcttgttttcattttcattactaTTAGCTTCTAGTCTGGCTGCTTTGTCCCTCTCGTTGACTTGCTGTCCAGCATCCTGCTTCTCAACATCTCGCTTGTATCTCCTAAAACGACCAGTCCAGTGTGGGGCAAGAACTGTGATGAGTGATGATGGCAACATTGTTCTCCAAGTATTTAAGAGGTCATGTAAGTTAGACTGGGTTGTGTCATCCCTCTGTGGGCGGAGAGACGCTAGTGTTGTAATACAACTTAGATTATATGAACTGAAGACTAGGATTGTCGTAGATTTAGGATTGTTAAGAGTGATTTTGAAACTTTAGACTTTCCATAGAATGAAAAAGAACAGGGAGTGTCTGCGGTCAGTCACTACGGACCGAGCCTATAAACCGGCTAGAGAACATTCCCTCAATGACTCACAGATGAGAGGCTCTCTCAGTATGACAGTTGCAGTGCCTTGGAATGGCTCTTCCTGTATTGTCTCTTGAAAACCCTGTCAGGTTTGTTCAGAATGTGAGACTACTACTTCCCTCACAGAGGGTTCTGTGGGATATTCTTTTTTGACTGAAAGATAACCAGTTGACTTCTGACCTGTTCCAGCTATACTTGGTATGCCAGTGGACAGGTTTGTGGTACATGCCATTTAACCTGAGGGAGAAAACAACCAAtcaacaaacagctgaaaacttTCTATACATCCCTTCGATACATGAGCAGAGCCTGAACAAAAGCCatataaatggaaaagtgaaaaaagtcaTATCCTAAGTTCTAGTTTGAAAGCTTTTTCATATGCTAAAATCACTGCAGTCCATTCTGGAGTATATACAGTTAGGACAATGAACCATGCATTATCACTCTGTGATTAGAAAGTTCACGCCATGGATCACTCTGACATGGTCCGTTTTCCCTAAGCGTGGCAGCATACAGAGCCTTTTCATCTCACCTGTTGAGTTCTCTCTTCTCTGATCATCACGGTAGGCCTTCTCACTAGGATGAAGTTCAGATTCTATGGAGAGGGTCACTCTTTTCCCATTCACTTCAACTTTTATCTGTAAATCAATCAGTTCATCTCATTTTAACTAGTGTGACACCCTTCATAACAGCCACTTTCACTGATCATGCAGCACCTGTTCTTTCACTGATTATGCAGTTTCCATCTGCTTATGCCCTTTTTTCATTGGTCACAAATTTTTCTATAAAGAAAATCTATCAGTAAAATCCCACTTAAAAACCGTGAAAATAAAAGCTGTACTCTTTGGCAGCTCTGAGAGACCATGCTGTATATGCAAAGATGAACACTAACTTATACCTTTCGTTCCTGGGCTGCCAGCTACCTGTGCTGTTTAAGTTTGTCGTTATACATAGAATTGTATTACCATTATCAACCCTCATACAATTTTGTGTATTCTGGAGTTCTGTCTGGTACATCCATGCATTCTGTCAGGTTTTGTTCCTAAAACATGGCGAGGTACAATAAAAGTCCTTTTCCAGGATTGATtttcaggtgggggggggggctttaggTTTGggcagtgcccgctgtgtggcaggtctggggttcaagcctgcTTGGGCTatcttgcggtggactggcatcctgtccagggtgtgtctcctcagccctgtgccctgtgttgctgggtaaggttccagctcgctgcgaccctgctcaggacaagcagttacaggCATTAATTGGTTGGTTAGTTGGTTCTCAGTCCCTTGGCTAAGATCAAGTGTAGTACTGGACTTTAGCTGGGGCAGAGTGGAACCAAACACAGGATTGTGTGTGGCATAACCACAGCATTCTTGGTGTGAAGCTCTGCTCCCTGGtactcttttgttttattttggatAGCCTGCTGAGTCTAAGGTGCAGGGTTTCAGGTGGCTTGTTCACCATCCCCGCAGGGTGACGCAGAGATTTagtttccagtgtttttatacCAGAGCGCCCAGAATAGGTTTGTCTTTGAAGACGTCAGCGACTCCTGGGGAGCACAACAGAACATCGTCAATGGCGAGGATGGAGGCTGGAAGGATGCTTTGAAGAATACCATTCGCTTCCGCTGATTTTGCTGACATCTTCCCCGGACACAAGGAAGGCAGAGAAATTCTGGGCATTTGGACTGGATGGAGACGTTTTTAGTTCGTCTGCATCCCAACCCTGCAGGAATGGACAGGTATAGCCACCCAC encodes:
- the LOC108939724 gene encoding mucin-4, with translation MLPSSLITVLAPHWTGRFRRYKRDVEKQDAGQQVNERDKAARLEANSNENENKQHQITVNRDMRSQKFMANPTEQVQDRGLLYESGPQEKPTSSGQSKAGWLHESSLSSWTPHTAATSLLSTSISSDTSRVKLDNRKKVTADTITSPVHSSTAHSGSLDFCYYRRTSLVKPQNPPQAQVSKSSSPSSRLLSLRRVSVLHGNNETHSPCASTLFSETQSSSTALTPTEPKGPKSSSCIRDCRLQCGHVEESPLLYCLNNQSLPLATSLNPSFLKENAQLDDTALTSKESSLLGHTGFCPVLSGLNHNVNHAITNNSNNDISSVSTRHNYGGFSRSTNHALQVPDTYSSYILTSSPTNNSFGSQNSLNTPTSLSNFSRITPIYQPFAPVQTWGRKERALSTSVSPLRRESYSFEGTDPTHACNESLVNCSSTAQNNKFQKSSSPTSLPSFTSQRQSPRTVYSSIIDSSMVMSSPVLSTKSPQRMDNARIQNENPLLKSSGKASHSLESPDTNFQRSERSPSSTAPMTSAKNIQITTPNTGDVSSTDSMSLLNCPVVQTRPVHSVDAPMTYSSLRCSSPSKAIPPIQMSISPDLQDEKIHVSSSLPSPEGRLRSWRQHYFHGKKQVWFPADFNEEQDTKIFHMLSSTPSDSTRTPYSSKPLTPTQFLEQQHSQKSLDNESKPVPMDSTGHSSTRFQPNSFLTNSRNKSFPEGMEKLSAQENPFTVPQRQMATEGKKYVPWKTAKSNSLIADLSRWPSQQQTSDLNSPETKGTKGLSSRNCESTTTVLSADTINNFIQLCDSNPVLQATESSTVISLDVLRSPSATSHVKSQEITEKVSAKDYCPVVESPVVCLQDHNLKRSLSTIKSTKDQSSLFSSVVTTKPPTLYSKTTTAGSAGNKSGSKVDVFLNRIRMTFSSKWSEEDVLRSRKKSKREAPFSHSRRSGVAMSDDTPYVNPSDYENKTESNFNDLQYSHAQMLCPTAKNPQPESMPFEAHNLDSGLHNRTDANGNHSELRSEWIPVKQQSFSSDHYSISTGPRKSSISTSQFHFDLDLEDEDSENVFYCKGSLERQSKKNIADIGQISVSRQLSEDDYIRKLSQSRSCNSTHHEGQLYSSSSSDFSLKGGRSFSVSSVHASRPSGSARMAIIPRMTSVDNLADVCILGDTLGQRSRVLSCSLDQTASRNCSWDLVTTDHFWSRQSLKSFCSLQDEELSPPPSPFYSPRPVSRPPSFSPVGSLMSQDSLSPRGRLPSKGYKSSLSAFEESDSDTTTDDEYYLGTDKGERETEL